Proteins encoded in a region of the Candidatus Krumholzibacteriia bacterium genome:
- a CDS encoding VIT domain-containing protein yields MAALALLPAASWAQPPAPQERPGQPQQAPEGEQKIRTDAEAPVFPLRHTDVRVEISGSIARVLVEQIFQNPYDRPIEAVYVFPLPNRAAVDEMEIRIGDRVVRGEIRKRDEARQIYEQARREGRVAALLDQERPNIFTQQVAHILPGHEIRVRIRYVETLPYENDAYEMVFPTVVGPRFIPGVPLGAPRVEPASAGGAGNHGPGGPGDTGESGTADISLPGGHRQTGSGWAPDTDRVPDASRITPPVVPPGQRSGHDIDIRVDLDAGVPLAAIEVPSHAVDIERQGRNRGRIVLRPTDTLPNKDFVLRYRVAGTVPEFGFLAHRDGDGEPGYFALHLVPELEVSAREARPKEMIFLLDTSGSMRGEPLARSKAAMRWAMQHLGPDDTFQIIRFSEAASSFAAGPVANTPEQVQRGLVYVEQLEGEGGTHMLAGILAALRIPPDPARLRVVCLLTDGYIGNETEILAAVRQELGEARLFSFGIGSSVNHYLLDELALEGRGAVDYIALDGDTRPLVERFYARIARPHLTDLSLDWGDLQVEGMVPERLPDLFAGQTLVVSGRYRAAGRGEILLRGKIGRRHFERRLAVVLPAKESQNGALGTLWARRRIEALTRLMVRGEQEPYVRELTETALAFHLVSRYTSFVAADNQVVSKDGEPMLVPQPVDMPEGVSHEGVFGVQTQGISGMTGAALNTGTVVQSGELHVRGGRSGIVTTRIQPNLPPTVAAPAPTSAPGIGTLASALEKSEESSRVDTVERRLAPGTLEVQITIDRQRLLVGERGHLRLTVRNRSAAGVQVPEVVTWNDVQVRITHNGKSVTAAPSGHGRGSGSVLLAPGETRTYELVLDEAPGHTFAAAGRFEIEMVEIGSLLLPEPHPRATVRIE; encoded by the coding sequence ATGGCCGCCCTCGCCCTCTTGCCTGCGGCGAGTTGGGCGCAGCCCCCGGCGCCCCAAGAGCGCCCAGGGCAGCCACAACAAGCCCCCGAAGGAGAGCAGAAGATCCGCACCGATGCGGAAGCGCCGGTCTTCCCGCTGCGGCACACCGATGTGCGAGTCGAGATCTCCGGCAGCATCGCCCGCGTGCTCGTCGAGCAGATCTTCCAGAATCCCTACGACCGTCCCATCGAGGCGGTGTACGTGTTCCCGCTCCCGAACCGCGCCGCGGTGGACGAGATGGAGATCCGCATCGGCGACCGGGTGGTGCGCGGCGAGATCCGCAAGCGCGACGAGGCCCGGCAGATCTACGAGCAGGCGCGGCGCGAGGGCCGCGTCGCCGCCCTCCTCGATCAGGAGCGCCCCAACATCTTCACCCAGCAGGTGGCGCACATCCTACCGGGGCACGAGATCCGCGTTCGCATCCGTTACGTCGAGACGCTGCCCTACGAAAACGACGCCTACGAGATGGTCTTCCCCACCGTCGTTGGGCCGCGATTCATCCCCGGCGTCCCCCTCGGAGCTCCTCGCGTGGAGCCTGCCTCCGCCGGCGGTGCGGGGAATCACGGCCCCGGCGGACCCGGCGACACGGGAGAGTCCGGAACCGCGGACATCTCGCTACCTGGTGGTCACCGACAGACCGGCAGCGGCTGGGCACCGGACACGGACCGCGTCCCCGATGCATCGCGCATCACGCCTCCTGTCGTCCCGCCTGGCCAGCGCAGCGGCCACGACATCGACATCCGCGTCGATCTCGATGCCGGCGTGCCGCTCGCGGCGATCGAAGTGCCGAGCCACGCCGTGGACATCGAGAGGCAGGGGCGGAACCGGGGGCGGATCGTGCTCCGCCCGACCGACACGCTCCCCAACAAGGATTTCGTTCTGCGCTACCGCGTCGCCGGCACGGTCCCGGAGTTCGGTTTCCTCGCCCACCGCGACGGCGACGGGGAGCCGGGCTACTTCGCCCTGCACCTCGTGCCCGAGCTCGAGGTGAGCGCCCGCGAGGCGCGCCCGAAGGAAATGATCTTCCTTCTCGACACCTCCGGCTCCATGCGCGGCGAGCCGCTCGCCCGCTCCAAGGCCGCCATGCGCTGGGCCATGCAGCACCTGGGACCCGACGACACCTTCCAGATCATCCGCTTCTCGGAAGCAGCCTCGTCCTTCGCCGCCGGACCGGTGGCGAACACACCCGAGCAGGTGCAGCGGGGGCTCGTCTATGTCGAGCAGCTCGAGGGCGAAGGCGGCACACACATGCTGGCAGGCATCCTGGCGGCGCTTCGCATTCCGCCCGATCCGGCGCGACTGCGCGTCGTCTGCCTGCTCACCGACGGCTACATCGGCAACGAGACGGAAATCCTCGCCGCCGTGCGCCAGGAACTCGGTGAGGCCCGTCTGTTCTCCTTCGGCATCGGTTCGAGCGTGAATCACTACCTCCTGGACGAGCTCGCCCTGGAGGGCCGGGGCGCGGTGGACTACATCGCCCTCGACGGTGACACGCGGCCGCTGGTGGAGCGCTTCTATGCGCGCATTGCCCGCCCCCATCTCACCGACCTCAGTCTCGACTGGGGCGATCTGCAGGTCGAAGGCATGGTCCCCGAACGGCTGCCCGACCTCTTCGCCGGGCAGACGCTCGTGGTTTCAGGACGCTACCGCGCTGCCGGCAGGGGCGAGATCCTCCTCCGCGGCAAAATCGGGCGGCGCCATTTCGAACGCCGACTGGCCGTGGTCCTTCCCGCCAAAGAGAGCCAAAACGGCGCCCTCGGCACGCTCTGGGCCCGGCGGCGCATCGAGGCCCTGACGCGCCTCATGGTGCGAGGGGAGCAGGAGCCCTACGTCCGCGAGCTGACCGAGACGGCGCTCGCCTTCCACCTGGTGAGCCGCTACACCTCCTTCGTCGCCGCAGACAACCAGGTCGTTTCCAAAGACGGCGAGCCCATGCTCGTCCCGCAGCCCGTGGACATGCCGGAGGGTGTGAGCCACGAGGGCGTCTTCGGTGTGCAGACGCAGGGGATTTCGGGCATGACCGGTGCGGCACTGAACACAGGCACCGTGGTCCAGAGTGGCGAGCTGCACGTGCGCGGCGGGCGGTCGGGCATAGTGACTACACGTATCCAGCCGAATCTACCGCCCACTGTGGCGGCTCCTGCGCCCACTTCGGCACCTGGCATCGGTACGTTGGCGTCGGCGCTCGAGAAGAGCGAGGAGAGCTCCCGGGTCGACACGGTCGAGCGCCGTCTCGCTCCCGGAACGCTCGAAGTACAGATAACCATCGACCGGCAGAGGTTGCTGGTCGGCGAACGCGGCCACCTTCGTCTCACGGTGCGGAACCGGAGCGCGGCTGGCGTCCAGGTTCCCGAGGTAGTCACCTGGAACGACGTGCAGGTACGCATCACCCACAACGGCAAG
- a CDS encoding efflux RND transporter periplasmic adaptor subunit, with protein MRWREILAAGALLAAVACGKEEAPREQAGVGAPQASTVEAGFCREHGVLEAVCTKCNPALVPVFQAKGDWCAEHGFPESFCPLCHPERGGKPAAEVSLEEAPADGTKIRFKTKETARLAGIEIATATEAPTQDGVAAVARLVYDATRVARVNARAPGVIRTIHVDVGSKVRRGAALAEIESAEVGADQAKLQAARVRVQVTEAAYQRAKDLLDKGIVPATEAQLAQQEWEAAKAEEAAAVRALRIVGTPGGESAYTLLAPLGGIVTQRSGSIGALVDLEESLFEIVDPSWMWAEIDVPEAVLPSVQVGQPVRLGFDALGAREFAGKIDYVAPSVDARTRTTVARVRLANPDGLLRANMYGRARIAVGDLRTSVVVPRAAVQRAKGVPVVFVRLAEDLYETRRVRLGMTGDAGIEIVQGVRPGEPVVTVGSFLLKTETLKGSIGAGCCEVEVKK; from the coding sequence ATGCGCTGGAGGGAGATTCTCGCCGCCGGCGCATTGTTGGCCGCCGTGGCCTGTGGCAAGGAAGAAGCGCCTCGGGAACAGGCAGGCGTGGGTGCGCCGCAGGCGAGCACCGTCGAGGCCGGTTTTTGCCGCGAGCACGGTGTTCTCGAAGCGGTGTGCACGAAGTGCAATCCGGCGCTCGTCCCGGTCTTCCAGGCCAAGGGGGATTGGTGCGCCGAGCACGGTTTCCCCGAGTCGTTCTGCCCGCTTTGCCATCCGGAGCGCGGCGGCAAGCCCGCCGCCGAGGTGTCCCTGGAAGAGGCGCCTGCCGACGGCACGAAGATCCGCTTCAAGACCAAGGAGACCGCGCGCCTGGCCGGGATCGAGATCGCGACCGCGACAGAGGCCCCGACCCAGGACGGCGTAGCGGCGGTGGCGCGGCTCGTCTACGACGCGACGCGCGTGGCGCGGGTGAACGCCCGCGCTCCGGGCGTGATCCGCACCATCCACGTGGATGTGGGGAGCAAGGTGCGTCGCGGCGCGGCGCTGGCGGAGATCGAGAGCGCCGAGGTGGGCGCCGACCAGGCCAAGCTGCAGGCGGCGCGCGTCCGCGTCCAGGTCACGGAGGCGGCCTACCAGCGCGCCAAGGATCTCCTGGACAAGGGCATCGTCCCGGCCACGGAAGCGCAGCTCGCGCAGCAGGAGTGGGAGGCGGCCAAGGCCGAGGAAGCGGCGGCGGTCCGGGCGCTCCGCATCGTGGGGACGCCGGGCGGGGAATCGGCGTACACGCTCCTGGCGCCCCTCGGCGGCATCGTCACCCAACGCAGCGGCAGCATCGGCGCGCTGGTCGACTTGGAGGAAAGTCTCTTCGAGATCGTCGATCCATCCTGGATGTGGGCGGAGATCGACGTCCCCGAAGCGGTCCTGCCCTCGGTCCAGGTGGGCCAGCCGGTGCGCTTGGGTTTCGACGCTCTCGGCGCGCGCGAGTTCGCCGGAAAGATCGACTACGTCGCGCCCTCTGTGGATGCGAGGACCCGCACCACCGTGGCCCGCGTCCGCCTCGCCAATCCGGACGGACTGCTGCGGGCGAACATGTACGGGCGGGCGCGCATCGCCGTCGGTGATCTTCGCACCTCGGTCGTCGTGCCCCGCGCCGCGGTGCAACGCGCCAAAGGTGTCCCCGTGGTCTTCGTGCGCCTCGCCGAAGACCTGTACGAGACGCGCCGCGTCCGTCTCGGCATGACCGGCGACGCGGGCATCGAGATCGTCCAGGGCGTCCGGCCAGGGGAACCCGTCGTCACCGTAGGCAGCTTCCTCCTGAAGACGGAAACACTGAAGGGAAGCATCGGTGCCGGCTGCTGCGAGGTCGAGGTGAAGAAGTAA
- a CDS encoding CusA/CzcA family heavy metal efflux RND transporter encodes MLNRIITWSLQHRLVVLVAWAILVVAGLDAFRRLPLDAFPDTTPVQVQINTVAPSLSPLEIERQITFPLEQAISGLPHLHDVRSLSKFGLSQVTVIFEDGTDIYLARQVVMERLQTVALAPGIDKPQLGPVATGLGEIFHYLVTSKDHSLAELRAIQDWVIKPQLRSVPGVAEVNTWGGDERQIQVRLDPLQLQKHDLSFSEVIEALEGNNANVGGGTLDQAGESSLIQGVGIVTHPEEVAQIVVAARQGVPIHIHDLGQVVEGREIRRGAVTADGKGEVVLGLGFMLMGENSHEIAQRLRLRLEEIRKSLPLGVEVTTVYDRTELVERVLHTVEKNLFEGALLVVAVLFAFLGNLRAGLLVAAAIPLSMLCAFDLMVRAGIAGSLMSLGAIDFGLLVDSSVIQVENAVRRLGESQGRRSRLEVVRDAAIEVRKPTMFGELIIMIVYLPILALEGVEGKLFRPMALTVIFALLGSVALSLTLVPVLASLLLPQRLPATENALVRQLQRLYRPVLGFALRRRGLVLALVLLLLAYAAYLASRLGSEFVPRLREGSIVINTVRLAGVSVDESVRYGLRIERALLEKFPDEIERVWTRTGTAEVATDPMGVELSDVFLVLRPQQEWRRARTQDELVREMEVELSSLPGMRMVFTQPIEMRVNEMVAGIRSDLGVKLFGDDFEILKAKAREIERVLKSIPGAADVVTEQLTGQPMVRIEVDREAIARHGIAAREVLAVIEALGTRPVGELQEGERRFPITVRLDDRYREDPAALGRVIVAAANGDRLPLAALTRVQTAEGPATIQREWAKRRIVVQANVRGRDVGGYVAAAQAAITQQVPLPPGYYVRFGGQFEHLERGKRRLLLVVPLALALVFILLYFTYGRLLDAVRLFTAVPFAAVGGIVALWARNIPFSISAGVGFVALSGVAVLNGMVMLTLFRRLEEEGSSVEEAVQRGSMARLRAVLMTALVASLGFVPMALNTGIGAEVQRPLATVVIGGVISSTLLTLVVLPVLYTLGRNRAMPRRSEVGEVPARTPDSVESKR; translated from the coding sequence ATGCTGAATCGGATCATCACCTGGTCGCTCCAGCATCGGCTCGTGGTGCTCGTGGCGTGGGCGATCCTCGTCGTCGCCGGCCTCGATGCTTTCCGGCGCCTGCCGCTCGACGCCTTCCCGGACACGACACCGGTGCAGGTGCAGATCAATACCGTGGCTCCATCGCTCTCCCCCCTGGAGATCGAACGACAGATCACTTTCCCCCTCGAGCAGGCGATCTCCGGCCTGCCGCACTTGCACGACGTGCGGTCGCTCTCCAAGTTCGGCCTCTCGCAGGTGACGGTGATCTTCGAGGACGGCACCGATATCTATCTCGCCCGCCAGGTGGTGATGGAGCGCCTGCAGACGGTGGCGCTGGCCCCAGGCATCGACAAGCCTCAGCTCGGGCCCGTCGCCACCGGCCTCGGCGAGATCTTCCATTACCTCGTCACGAGCAAGGACCACTCTCTCGCCGAGCTGCGAGCCATCCAAGACTGGGTCATCAAGCCGCAGCTGCGCTCCGTGCCCGGGGTGGCGGAGGTGAACACCTGGGGCGGCGACGAGCGGCAGATCCAGGTGCGCCTCGATCCGCTGCAGCTGCAGAAGCACGACCTCAGCTTTTCCGAGGTGATCGAAGCGCTGGAGGGGAACAATGCCAATGTCGGCGGCGGGACCCTCGACCAGGCGGGAGAGTCGAGCCTCATCCAGGGCGTCGGTATCGTCACCCACCCGGAGGAAGTGGCGCAGATCGTGGTGGCGGCGCGACAGGGCGTTCCCATCCACATCCACGACCTGGGTCAGGTGGTCGAGGGACGGGAGATCCGCCGCGGTGCCGTGACCGCGGACGGCAAGGGCGAAGTCGTCCTCGGCCTCGGCTTCATGCTCATGGGCGAGAACAGCCATGAGATCGCCCAGCGCCTGCGTCTCCGGCTCGAGGAGATCCGCAAGAGCCTACCTCTGGGCGTCGAGGTGACGACGGTGTACGACCGCACCGAGCTCGTGGAGCGCGTCCTCCACACGGTGGAGAAAAACCTGTTCGAGGGCGCCCTCCTCGTCGTCGCCGTGCTCTTCGCCTTCCTCGGCAATCTGCGCGCCGGGTTGCTCGTGGCCGCCGCGATCCCGCTCTCCATGCTCTGCGCCTTCGATCTCATGGTGCGAGCCGGCATCGCCGGTAGCCTCATGAGCCTCGGGGCCATCGACTTCGGCCTCCTCGTGGACAGCTCGGTCATCCAGGTGGAGAACGCCGTCCGCCGTCTAGGGGAAAGCCAAGGCCGGCGCAGCCGGCTCGAGGTCGTGCGCGACGCGGCCATCGAGGTGCGCAAGCCGACCATGTTCGGTGAGCTCATCATCATGATCGTGTACCTGCCGATCCTGGCCCTCGAAGGCGTGGAGGGCAAGCTCTTCCGCCCCATGGCGCTCACCGTGATCTTCGCACTCCTCGGCTCGGTGGCCTTGTCGCTCACCTTGGTGCCCGTGCTCGCCAGCCTGCTCCTGCCCCAGCGCCTGCCGGCGACGGAGAACGCCTTGGTCCGGCAGCTGCAGCGGCTGTACCGGCCGGTTCTCGGCTTCGCGCTGCGCCGGCGCGGCCTCGTGCTCGCTCTCGTGTTGCTGTTGCTGGCGTACGCCGCCTACCTGGCCTCACGTCTCGGCTCGGAATTCGTGCCCCGGCTGCGGGAAGGCTCCATCGTCATCAACACCGTCCGTCTCGCCGGCGTCTCGGTGGACGAGTCCGTGCGTTACGGCCTGCGGATCGAACGCGCCCTGCTCGAAAAGTTCCCCGACGAGATCGAACGGGTGTGGACACGGACGGGAACGGCGGAGGTCGCTACGGATCCGATGGGCGTGGAGCTCTCCGATGTCTTCCTGGTGCTGCGGCCGCAGCAGGAGTGGCGACGCGCGCGAACCCAGGACGAGCTCGTGCGCGAGATGGAGGTGGAGTTGTCGTCCCTGCCGGGGATGCGCATGGTGTTCACCCAACCCATCGAGATGCGGGTCAACGAGATGGTGGCCGGCATCCGTTCCGACCTCGGGGTCAAGCTCTTCGGTGACGACTTCGAGATCCTCAAGGCCAAGGCCCGAGAGATCGAGAGGGTGTTGAAGAGCATCCCCGGCGCCGCCGACGTGGTCACCGAGCAGCTCACCGGCCAGCCCATGGTCCGCATCGAGGTGGATCGCGAGGCCATCGCGCGGCACGGCATCGCCGCCCGCGAAGTCCTCGCCGTGATCGAGGCGCTCGGGACGCGGCCCGTCGGCGAGCTGCAGGAAGGGGAGCGGCGCTTCCCCATCACCGTCCGCCTGGACGATCGCTACCGTGAAGATCCCGCCGCCCTCGGACGGGTGATCGTGGCCGCGGCCAACGGCGATCGCTTGCCCCTTGCCGCCCTCACCCGGGTGCAAACGGCGGAGGGCCCGGCGACGATCCAGCGCGAATGGGCCAAGCGGCGCATCGTGGTACAAGCGAACGTTCGCGGGCGGGACGTGGGCGGTTACGTCGCCGCAGCGCAGGCCGCCATCACCCAGCAGGTGCCGCTTCCCCCAGGTTACTACGTGCGCTTCGGCGGCCAGTTCGAGCACCTGGAGCGCGGCAAGCGCCGGCTGCTCTTGGTCGTGCCCCTGGCTCTGGCCCTCGTCTTCATCCTTCTCTACTTCACCTACGGGCGCTTGCTCGATGCGGTGCGCCTGTTCACCGCAGTACCCTTCGCCGCCGTCGGCGGCATCGTGGCGCTCTGGGCGCGGAACATCCCGTTCAGCATCTCCGCCGGCGTCGGCTTCGTCGCCCTGTCCGGTGTCGCGGTTCTGAACGGCATGGTCATGCTGACGCTGTTCCGACGCCTGGAAGAAGAAGGCTCGAGCGTCGAGGAAGCGGTGCAACGCGGCAGCATGGCCCGACTCCGCGCCGTGCTCATGACGGCTCTGGTCGCGAGCTTGGGTTTCGTCCCCATGGCGCTCAACACCGGCATCGGTGCCGAGGTGCAGCGACCGCTGGCCACGGTGGTCATTGGCGGCGTGATCTCGTCCACCTTGTTGACGCTGGTCGTCTTGCCGGTGCTCTACACTCTCGGCAGGAATCGGGCGATGCCGAGGCGGAGCGAGGTCGGGGAAGTCCCTGCGCGCACTCCGGACTCGGTGGAATCGAAGCGCTGA
- a CDS encoding DMT family transporter, with protein sequence MTPEAMRMTPQQRGALCGLLAAALFGMSAPVAKRLLAHAGPLFLAGLLYAGAGAGLLAYRRLRPATEEAGLHRADLPKLAAVTLFGGVLGPVLMLLGLERVTAVSASLLLNLEAPFTILVAVLFFGDHLGRRAASAAFLIVGGASLLTLQPGEAGADALGVLCLAAACLCWALDNNLTQRLTLRDPVAIVLAKTLGAGISNLILALCLERDIPPVGVAGAALLLGCLSYGASVVLDVYALRLVGAAREAAYFATAPFVGAFAAILVVGERLRWLDFVAMIAMAAGVTVLLRERHGHEHRHEEMVHEHVHVHDDHHRHTHGPDDPTGEPHSHPHRHEALVHDHPHVPDVHHRHRH encoded by the coding sequence GTGACACCAGAGGCCATGCGCATGACGCCGCAACAGCGCGGGGCGCTGTGCGGACTCCTCGCCGCGGCGCTCTTCGGCATGAGCGCGCCGGTCGCGAAGCGGCTCCTCGCACACGCAGGGCCGCTCTTCCTCGCCGGGCTGCTCTATGCGGGAGCCGGGGCTGGTCTCCTGGCCTACCGCCGGCTGCGGCCGGCGACAGAGGAAGCTGGGCTGCACCGCGCCGACCTGCCGAAGCTCGCCGCGGTGACGCTCTTCGGCGGTGTGCTCGGGCCAGTGCTCATGCTCCTCGGCTTGGAGCGCGTGACGGCGGTCAGCGCCTCCCTTCTCCTCAACCTCGAAGCCCCCTTCACCATCCTGGTCGCCGTACTTTTTTTCGGTGACCACCTCGGCCGCCGTGCGGCGAGCGCGGCGTTCCTGATCGTCGGCGGTGCCTCGCTCCTCACGCTCCAGCCGGGAGAAGCGGGCGCCGACGCCCTCGGTGTCCTCTGCCTCGCCGCGGCTTGTCTCTGCTGGGCCCTCGACAACAACCTCACCCAACGACTCACTCTCCGCGATCCCGTCGCCATCGTCCTGGCGAAGACGCTCGGGGCCGGGATCAGCAACCTCATTCTGGCTCTCTGCCTCGAGCGCGACATCCCGCCCGTGGGCGTCGCCGGAGCGGCATTGCTCCTCGGTTGCCTGAGCTACGGGGCGAGCGTCGTTCTCGATGTTTACGCCTTGCGACTGGTCGGGGCCGCCAGGGAGGCCGCCTATTTCGCCACCGCCCCCTTCGTCGGCGCCTTCGCCGCGATCCTCGTGGTGGGGGAGCGCCTGCGCTGGCTCGACTTCGTCGCCATGATCGCCATGGCGGCGGGAGTCACCGTTCTGCTACGCGAGCGCCACGGCCACGAACATCGGCACGAGGAGATGGTGCACGAGCATGTGCACGTGCACGATGACCACCATCGCCACACCCATGGGCCCGACGATCCGACCGGGGAGCCGCACAGTCATCCGCACCGGCACGAAGCCCTCGTCCACGACCACCCGCACGTGCCCGATGTGCATCATCGCCATCGGCATTGA
- a CDS encoding energy transducer TonB codes for MATQRAEVADSGERMFSALVESKRERRSGWRLVTLQIAIAVHLLVLCVIVVKDYFEVPPIHEPPLRVSFAQVAPPPPPPPAPPKPAAPKPEPEIEVPPPEQMLQPVEMPEEISMEPIPVAEPSTGVEGGVEGGVEGGVAGGVPGGALGAEVYRLGGPATPPEIVDEVKPTYPRLALASHIQGVVILEALIGRDGTVRDVKVLRGLSMGCTEAAVDAVKRRRYRPGMLNGEPVEFALTVTVTFKLGGEAVTRR; via the coding sequence ATGGCGACGCAAAGAGCCGAAGTGGCGGACAGCGGCGAGCGGATGTTCAGCGCCCTGGTCGAATCGAAGCGCGAGCGCCGCTCCGGCTGGCGACTCGTGACCTTGCAGATCGCCATCGCCGTGCACTTGCTCGTGCTCTGTGTCATCGTGGTGAAAGACTACTTCGAAGTGCCTCCCATCCACGAGCCGCCGCTGCGCGTTTCCTTCGCCCAGGTCGCGCCGCCGCCACCGCCTCCGCCAGCGCCGCCCAAGCCCGCCGCGCCCAAGCCGGAGCCCGAGATCGAGGTGCCGCCGCCGGAGCAGATGCTGCAGCCGGTGGAGATGCCCGAGGAGATCTCCATGGAGCCGATTCCGGTGGCGGAGCCGAGCACGGGCGTCGAAGGCGGCGTGGAAGGCGGAGTCGAGGGTGGCGTCGCCGGCGGCGTGCCGGGGGGAGCGCTCGGGGCCGAGGTCTATCGTCTCGGCGGGCCAGCCACCCCGCCCGAGATCGTGGACGAAGTGAAGCCCACCTATCCCCGCTTGGCGCTGGCCTCACACATCCAAGGGGTGGTCATCCTCGAGGCCCTGATCGGACGGGACGGCACCGTCCGGGACGTCAAGGTGCTGCGCGGCCTCTCGATGGGTTGCACCGAGGCCGCGGTGGATGCCGTCAAGCGCCGGCGGTACCGCCCGGGAATGCTCAACGGCGAGCCGGTGGAGTTCGCCTTGACGGTGACCGTCACCTTCAAGCTGGGAGGGGAAGCGGTGACGCGCCGATAG
- a CDS encoding MotA/TolQ/ExbB proton channel family protein, which translates to MEQTNFGPMDIWRSMGTVGHSVLIFLLLMSIYSIWVMIERYMLFRKLRNQSLGFIEAAKKLLPGGDIDALFELTKKHPKSHLARVYAAAIVDWWDYRKNPEPPLGFEVTMGRAVEREGVMVVQELKRGLSALASIGATAPFVGLFGTVVGIMNAFFAMARAGQGGIGTVAGGIAEALVNTAVGLFVALPAVWGFNYFLNRVERFNVEMNSGGSELVDYFVKRSRSELWRSAKASR; encoded by the coding sequence ATGGAGCAGACCAATTTCGGTCCCATGGATATCTGGCGCTCGATGGGGACGGTGGGGCACAGCGTGCTCATCTTCCTTCTGCTCATGTCCATCTATTCCATCTGGGTGATGATCGAGCGCTACATGCTCTTCCGGAAGCTCCGTAACCAGTCGTTGGGCTTCATAGAGGCGGCGAAGAAGCTGCTTCCCGGCGGCGACATCGACGCGCTCTTCGAGTTGACCAAGAAGCACCCGAAGAGCCATCTGGCACGCGTCTACGCCGCTGCCATCGTCGACTGGTGGGACTACCGGAAGAACCCGGAGCCACCGCTGGGTTTCGAGGTGACCATGGGGCGCGCCGTCGAGCGCGAGGGGGTCATGGTCGTCCAGGAGCTGAAGCGAGGCCTCTCGGCCCTCGCCTCCATCGGCGCCACCGCTCCCTTCGTCGGTCTCTTCGGCACCGTCGTGGGGATCATGAATGCCTTCTTCGCCATGGCGCGCGCTGGCCAGGGCGGCATCGGCACGGTGGCGGGCGGCATCGCCGAGGCGCTGGTGAACACCGCCGTGGGGCTGTTCGTGGCCCTGCCCGCGGTGTGGGGGTTCAACTACTTCCTGAACCGGGTCGAGCGTTTCAACGTGGAGATGAACAGCGGCGGCAGCGAGCTGGTCGATTACTTCGTCAAACGTTCCAGGAGCGAACTGTGGAGATCGGCGAAAGCAAGTCGCTGA
- a CDS encoding biopolymer transporter ExbD — protein MEIGESKSLKSDINITPLVDVMLVMLIIFMLVTPMLQKGVGVSLPKALNVHPVSENEEQVLVVALTERGQVYIGKDPIDRTKLEELLRARYRGNSALQLQIKADRNVPFRDIKEVVRAGRAVGFEGAALIAEEIKEEATPGTPPAASQTPGGAGGAGTP, from the coding sequence GTGGAGATCGGCGAAAGCAAGTCGCTGAAGAGCGACATCAATATCACGCCGCTCGTGGACGTGATGCTCGTCATGCTCATCATCTTCATGCTCGTGACCCCGATGCTCCAGAAGGGGGTGGGGGTGTCGTTGCCCAAGGCGCTCAACGTCCATCCGGTCTCGGAGAACGAGGAGCAGGTGCTCGTGGTGGCGCTCACGGAACGCGGTCAGGTGTACATCGGCAAGGACCCGATCGACCGGACGAAGCTGGAGGAGTTGTTGCGGGCGCGCTATCGTGGCAACAGCGCCCTGCAGCTGCAGATCAAGGCCGACCGCAACGTGCCTTTCCGCGACATCAAGGAGGTCGTGCGCGCCGGGCGCGCGGTCGGTTTCGAGGGGGCGGCGCTGATCGCCGAGGAGATCAAGGAAGAGGCCACGCCGGGGACGCCGCCGGCCGCGAGCCAGACCCCGGGCGGCGCCGGGGGCGCCGGCACGCCGTAG
- a CDS encoding biopolymer transporter ExbD: MPIGLGGLDQQKSEINVTPLIDVLLVLLVLFMIITPLLTQGMDSDIPKKSDQPLPQAFSEKQLVLSITADGRFFLNREELSLGQLGARLHEVFVQRGGGRVIFVNAEDTVPYGTVIQAMDLCRSAGAENIGIVTEDIEASP, from the coding sequence ATGCCCATCGGTCTCGGCGGACTCGACCAGCAGAAGTCCGAGATCAACGTCACGCCGCTCATCGACGTGTTGCTCGTGCTGCTCGTCCTCTTCATGATCATCACCCCCCTCCTCACCCAAGGGATGGACAGCGACATCCCAAAGAAGAGCGACCAGCCGCTGCCGCAGGCCTTTTCCGAGAAGCAGCTCGTGCTCAGCATCACCGCCGACGGCCGCTTCTTCCTCAACCGCGAGGAGCTGAGCCTCGGACAGCTCGGGGCGCGGTTGCACGAGGTGTTCGTCCAGCGCGGCGGCGGGCGCGTCATCTTCGTCAACGCCGAGGACACCGTGCCCTACGGCACCGTCATCCAAGCCATGGATCTCTGCCGCAGCGCCGGGGCCGAGAACATCGGCATCGTCACCGAAGACATCGAGGCGTCGCCGTGA